GCGTCTGGAAGCGAGGCTGATTTTCATGCCTGGGATTTTGATCGTTATCGCATGGTCATTACCAGTTATCCCTATGGTAAGACCCTGCTCCAGCAACTTGAAGGGAAACAGGTCGCCCTTCTTGTGTTGTCCGATTATTCCTGCGGCAATCTGCTGAAAGCAGTGGAAAGCAATTCCAATTTTTACTGTCTGGTGAAGCCGGTCGATTTTTCCCGATTCAATGATGTTGTGAACAACATTCTGCAGACAAGAACCGAAAAGGTAGCCAAATGAAAAAGTCTTCTTTCCTCGCAAAGTTGACCATTATGACACTCCTGGCATTCTGCCTGTTCGGCTGCGAGAGGAAAACCAAGGAGCAGCTTTTTCAGGAGGGCATAGAACAGAAAGACAACCAGAACCTCAAAGGGGCGGTCGTCCTGTTCAAAAGTGCTCTGGAAAAAGACCCCAACTTTTTCGAGGCCCGGCACCAGCTCGGCTTAGTTTATTTTGCAAGCGGTAACTATGCTCAAGCTGAAAAGGAGCTGGAAAAAGTGCTGCTGCAGGCTCCCGGCAATTCGAAAGTGCTGCAGCATCTGGCTGACCTGTATCTGGCAATGGATCGGGTGGAGGAAGCGATTTCAATTGCCGAACGTCTTGCCAAAGAACAAGGGGAGACTGCTGAAAATCTGGCTTTGCTGGGCAAAACGCATTTTAAAAAGGGTGACTTGAAAAAGGCAGAAGATTACCTCAAAAAAGCCTTTGAGCTCGATCCGGACCAACTTAGGGTTCGTAACAGCCTGGCAAGCATTAAAGCAAACCGCGGACTTTTGGATGAAGCGCGGTCTCTTCTAAGGGAGACCATGACGAGGTACCCCAAGGATGTTGAGGCTTATTATCTTCTGATGCAGATCGAAGCCCGGGCTGGAAATGTGGATGAGGCCCTGGCCGAAGGGCAGCGCATTCTCCAGATAGCTCCCAGAGAAATCCGTGCGCCCTATCTGATGGGGATTCTGGAACTTAGCCGCGGTGATGTAGAGGCAGCCCGCCAGGTGGCGGACGATCTGTTGAAGCGCCAGCCTCAGGATCCTTCGGTTATTCGCCTGTATGGCCTGGTTCTTTTTGCCCAGGAAAAATACCAGGAGGCGGTTGAGCAGCTGCAGCAGGCATTACAGCGGAGTGCTGATCCTGCGGGTCGCTATTTCTTAGGGTTGGCCTATTATCATCTCGAACAGTTCGAGTTGGCCCTCAACCAGTTTCAGGCCGTACTTGACACAATTCCCACTCATACCCAGTCTCGCCTGATGGCTGGAATGACCCTGCACCGACAAGGCCGATTCGAAGATAGCCGCCATGTGATCGAAAAATTACTGAAAATCGATCCTGACAATGCACATGCCCATGAGGTCCTTGGCAGTGTTCTGATTGCTCAGGGTGATTTTGATCAAGGTATGTCGGAGTTGGACAAGGCCATCGAGTTGGCCCCGGATCTGGTTCAGCCCCGTCTGAAAAAAGGCTTGTTCAATCTGTCTCAGGGACACTTCGGACAGGCTGAGGCTCCATTGGAGGAAGCGCTGCGGATTGCACCCGATTTTATGAATTCCCGGCTCCTGCTGGTGGTTTCTTATATGAAACAGCAGAATTTCGCTCAAGCGATTCAACGACTCCGGGAGGGATTGCAGGGCAAGCCCGAGGATGCGGTACTTCACAACTATATGGCGGCGGCCTACTGGGGGCAGGGGAAAAGTGAGGCGGCGATCGCCGAGTTGAAAATGGCCAAAGAGCTCAAACCGGATTATTTTGCCCCCTATTTCAACATGGCCGGATTTTATCTCTCTAAAGGGGATTCGGGTGGAGCGGCGGCCGAGTACCGGGAAATTCTGAAAACAGCTCCCGACAATCTTCGAGCTCTCCTTTCTCTCGCCTCTATAGAAGAGGTGCGGGGGGACCGAAAAAGCGCGGAAAATCTCCTGGACAGGGCCCGGGCTACCGGAGCGGTCGAGGGGTTTCTGGCCTCGGCCGCCTACTTCAGAAACAAAGGGCAAAAGGACAAAACGCTGGAGTATTTGCAGGAGGGACTTCAACGGCATCCCGGACATCCTGCCTTGCTTGAACTGCAGGGCGCGGAACTGCTCAAGCAGGGCCGAAACGAAGAGGGCTTGAAGGTTTTCCGCACGCTGGCGGAAGAGAGGCCGGAGATCGGTATCCCTTTGCTGATCCAGGGATTGATCGAAACCGGGAAGCAAGCCGAAGCCGAAAAAATCGCCCAACGAGAAGTGGATTACAAGCCGGAGGAGCCTGCCGGTTATCTCTTGCTTGGGAAAATTTATCAGCAGGGGGGTGATTCCATCCGCCAGGAGAAAGTTCTGAAAAATGGCCTGGAACGAGTCAAAAATGAAATACCGCTCAATATAAGACTGGCAGAGCTCTACGCCGGTCAGCAAAAGTTTGGGCAAGCGGTGACGATTCTGGAAGGGCTGCTCAGGCGGCATCCCGATAATGTATCAGCCATTTTTCTGCTGGCTTCTCTGCATGATCAAATCGGAGACAAGCGAAAGGCCAAGGAACTCTATCAGGAGGTTATCGGAAAAAAAGCCGATCATATCCCCGCTCTCAACAACCTGGCCTACCTCTTTGCGGACAACTACGGCAACCTTGATGAAGCTCTCCGGCTGGCTGCCCAGGCGTTTCAACTGAATCCGGGGGACCCGGGCATCATGGATACTCTGGGTTATGTTCTGTTGAGGCTGGGCCGGCATGCGGAAGCATTGCCTTATCTGAAAAATGCCGTGGCCAAGCTGCCGGAACAACCCGATGTTCTGCTCCATCTGGCCCAGGCGTACAGTGGAGCCGGCAAAACAGACCAAGCGGAGGAAGCCCTGCAACAAGTCGTTTCAATGCCTTATCCCGTCCAGGCAGAGCAAGCTAAGAAAATGTTGAAGGATCTGCACAATCATGGCAAGGGGGTAGCACTATGAGAAAGATATCGTTATTGCTGGTCGCGGCCGATGCTGCCCTAACTGTTCTGGCTTTGGTGACAGCCTACTTCGTTCGTTTCGGTGTTGCACCCGGGTTCGATGATCTTTTCAGCCATGGAGGAGCGAGGGTCCTGGTAGTGGCCGGAATCGTCATCATCACAGGGTTTTTCTGTGAACTCTATCGCTTGGATCAGGCTTATCGCGGCACCGACCTGCTCGCCCGCATCGCCGTGACGATGCTGCTCTCCATGCTGATTCTCTCTGCTTTTTATTATCTTGTGCCTGAAGCCATGATCGGTCGCGGTATTCTTTCGCTGTCCCTGATCTCCTGCGGGGCGATGCAGTTTCTGCTGCGTCGGGGGCTGGTCGCCCTCGGGGGGCTTTCCGGGTTTGCCCAAAGGGTGCTGGTGCTCGGCGTCGGTCCCTTGGCAGAGGTGATGCAGAAAACCATTCTGCTGTCGCAGGGAAGATATCTCCTTGCCGGGTTTGTTCAGCCTGCAGCCGATATAATGACCGTACCCTGTGATCAGGTGATCGGCCAAGTAGACCGGATCAGAGATCTGGTGCGGGAGCAGCGCGCCAGCAAGGTCGTTGTGGCTATAACGGAACGTCGCGGCGTGCTGCCGGTCAAGGATCTACTGTTCTGCAAGCTGTCCGGCATCGATGTCCTCGATTCCCCTTCTTTCTATGAAATGTTGACCGGAAAGCTTTTGATAGAAAATATTCAGCCGAGTTGGTTCATCTATTCCAACGGATTTCGCATCAACAGTTTCAAGAAATTCTACAAACGGGCTGGGGATGTTTTATTCTCTATGTTTGGCGTCTTTCTGGCTCTGCCCCTGTTCCCCCTGGTAGCCATGCTGATCAAGCTCGATTCCTCGGGGCCGATATTGTTTCGCCAGGTGCGGGTTGGCGAGCGGGGCAAAGAATTTTCCATTCTGAAATTCCGGACGATGCGTCAGGATGCCGAAAAAGAAACAGGGGCGGTCTGGGCATCCAAGAACGACCCTCGCATCACTCGAATTGGGGGATTTTTGCGGAAAAGCCGATTGGACGAGCTTCCCCAGCTGTTCAATGTCCTGCGAGGGGAGATGAGCTTTGTCGGGCCGCGTCCCGAGAGACCAGAATTCGTCGGACAGCTTTCCGAAAAAATTCCGTATTACGAAAAGCGGCATTTTGTCAAGCCGGGTCTCACCGGCTGGGCTCAGGTCTGCTACCCCTATGGATCCTCAGAACAGGATGCCCTTGAGAAATTGCGCTATGACCTTTATTACATTAAGAACTATTCGCTTATCCTCGACCTTTTCATTGTCCTTGAAACCATAAAAGTGGTCCTTTACAACCGCGGAGGAAGATAAATGTCCATGAGAAAACTTTTTCCGGTGCTGGTGCTGGTGCTGCTCAATTTTCTATCGCCCATCGCCTGGTGCGAAGATTACATCATCGGTGATGGAGATGTGCTGCTGATCTCTGTATGGGGAGTTCCCGAACTGACTGTGGAGGTCATTGTCCGTCCGGACGGCAAAATTACACTGCCTGCCGGTGGCGACATCGTCGCTTCCGGGCTTTCTCCCGCGCAGTTGAGTGAAAAACTGAATATCAAACTCTCGGAGTTCGTCAAAAAGCCGGTTGTTACCGTGACCGTGCGGCAAATCGTCAATAACAGGGTCTACGTTTCCGGGGGCGGAGCTGGTCCGACGGTAGTTGATCTAACCGGCCGAACGACACTTCTAAAGCTTCTCTGCCGGCTCGAGGGACTTCAAAACGCAGACCTTCGCCGGGCCTACATTATCAGGGAAGGGAATCGAATCGATACTGATTTTTATCAACTTTTCGTCAAGGGGGACGTTTCCCGGGATGTGACGCTGCAGCCGGAAGATATCATTTTCCTTCCGACCCAGGAGCTCAACAAGGTTTATGTCACGGGCGCCATTCAGGAGCCCAGATACATCTTCTATCGTGAGGGAATGACGGTTCTCGACGCTATTCTGGAAGCAGGAGGCTTCAGCGAGTATGCTAAGCAGAACGATGTCCTCGTGCTGCGGCACGGCGGCGAAAAGATTGAGCTGCGGATCAAAGACTTGATGTCCGGCAAGAATACCGACCACAACGTCGCACTGCAACCGGGTGATCAGGTGGTGGTGAAAGAGGGAATGTTTTAATTGGTAAAAGCATTAATTAGTTGCTAGTGCTATGGTTGGTATAAATTTTCAACCAGCATTACCAATCAGCAACCAGCAAGTGGATTTAAAAAATGGATCATAATAAAAACGAGATTTTAAAGATACTTCGGGTGGTCTATTCTCGAAAAAGGGTATTTGCTCTAGCCACCATGCTGGTCATGTCCGCCCTTTTGGTTCGAAGTTACCTGACACCCAAGCAGTACCGGGCAGACAGCAAGGTCTTCATCGAAAGAAACGTAATCGATAACCTGGTCCGTGGACTCGCGGTTACACCCGAAATGGAAGACCGCATCCGGGTACTGAGTCATGCCATGCTCAGCAGGGAACTTGTTTCCAGCGTTCTGGATAAAATTGATTCAGGGCCGGTTTATGGCAGTCCTGCTGAAAAGCAGTCCAAAATCGTCGATCTGCAACGACGCACTCGGATAGAAGTTCAAAATAGGGGAGACTTGTTTATCGTTTCCTTGGTAGACCGGAACCCCCGCTTCGCCATGGATTTTGTCAACACTCTTGTAAGATCTTATGTGGAATCAAACATCTCTGCCAAAAGGGAGGAAAGCTACGGGGCCAACAGGTTCCTTAACGAGCAGATCGACCTGTTCAAAAAAAAGCTGGATCAATCTGAGGACGCCATCATCCAGTACCGTCGCAGTCAGGGGGTCTCTCTCGGTAATGAAGAACAGTCCAAGGTGGACGATATTCGAGCCTATGTCCGGCAGATTGATGATATCGATTTAGAAATTACGACCATGACAGCCCGGAAAAAACTTTTGGAAAACCAGTTGCTTGGACTGGATCCGATGATCGCTGTTTTGAGTGAAACACGTCGCAGTGACCGGTTGGCTGTTTTGGAAAGACAATTGCAGACCCTCCTCTTGACTTATACCGAGAATTATCCGGAAGTACTGCGGCTCAAAGCGGAAATTGAAACATTGCGTAATCGGCAGGAAACCACGGAAGAAGCAGCGGATGAGTCGACTGCCATGGAAGGCGCCAATCCCGTCTATCAGGAAACGATGCAGGCAAAACTGGCGCTGGAGGCTGAAATCAGCTCGCTGCAGGCCAGAAGGACCAAGCTGCAGCAAATGGTTGCAGGTCGGGAAAGCGAGCTGAGGGAATTCCCGGAAAAGAACAAGGAGCTCGACCGGCTGATCCAGGAACGTGATTCCGCCCGCAGTATCTATGAACAGCTGCTGCAGCGTCTCGGTCAATCCGAGGTTTCAAAGCAGATGGAAATTGGTGACAAGACCACCACCTTCCGTATAGTCGATCCGGCCATCCTGCCCAAGGTTCCGGTTGCCCCGAACATGATCAAGCTCATTCTGATGTCTGTTGCGGTTGGTCTGGGATGCGGCCTCGGTTTGGTTGTTCTGCTGGAGAAGATGGACGGCACCATCAAAGATCCGGAGGAAATTCAGGAATTGAGCGTGCCGGTGTTGGCCCAGATCCCGACAATTGTCGATCAGCAGTTAGTTACCCGGCGGAAAAAACAGGATTTGGCCCTGTATCTTGTCAGTGCCAGCTACGGCATGATGGTATTTTCGCTGCTCGTATACGAAAGCATTTTTCGCTGGAAAGGATGACGGTCCTGCGAGACCGCCGACAGGATGGTAATAAATGAGTCGAATAGAAAAGGCGATTGAAAAGGCAACGTTGCTGAGGAAAAATGGTTCGGAGGCGGAAAAAGAGCATACGGCTCCGTCGCCGGTCCTGGAGATGCCCGTTTCACCGGCCATGGCGCTCCGGGCCCACGGCGAACCTCCGGAAGTGAAGCCTTTGGCCCCCAAAAACCCTTTGCTTGTTATCAATCATGAATCGGGCAGCGGGACGGCGGAGGAATACCGCAAGCTAAAATCCATCATTATCGAGTTAACCCGGCAGAACACTTTCAAAAACACCCTGTTGATTACCAGCCCTCTGCCAGCAGCAGGGAAAACAATCACTTCCCTGAATCTGGCCCTGACCATGGCCCGGGAGTACGACCATACGGTGCTTCTGGTCGACGCCGACCTGCGCAAACCTTCGGTTCATAAATATTTCGGAATTTCCCCGGAAAAGGGACTGGTGCAATGTCTTACAGAAGGCTGTCCCCTGGAGACGGCGCTGATACGTACCGGCATAGGCAAACTTGTTCTGCTTCCTGCCGGCGGAACCGTCGATGACCCGGCGGAATTGCTTGGTTCCAACCGCATGCGCAATTTGGTGGCTGAACTGAAGTCCCGCTATCCCGATCGCTACGTCATTTTCGATACCACGCCGGTGTTGCCCTTTGCTGAAGCTTCAACTCTCGGCCACCTGATGGACGGGATCCTGATGATAGTACGAGAGCGCAAAACCCGTCCATCAGAACTGAAACAAGCACTGGAGTTGATCAAGTCCGACAATCTTCTGGGCCTGGTCTACAATGATACCGACACTTCCCAGAAGATAGGCTATTACGGGTATCAGTATTAGGTTGAGGTGAGGAGTGATGGGCTCTGATTGGATTCATTAAATCACTGATTCTATGACTTGACTACATTTGAAAACTTTGGAGGGGTGAACCTTGAAGCGTATTTTAGCCATTATCGTTCTGTTGGGAGCTCTGTTGCCCCTTCCGGTTCGGGCGGCCTTCGAACTAGAGCCGAGGCTGCTGATTCGGGAAGAGTTCACCGATAATCTGTTCCTCGATACAGAGGACGAGGAGAGCGACTTCATTACGACTATAGCACCGGGGATTCTGTTAAATTACGATGCCCGAAAGCTCAATCTTGAACTCGACTACAGCCTTCGTTTTCTCAAATATCTTCACAATGATGAAGAAGACGAAACCAGTCTGAGTGACGTTCAGCGAGTCAGGTTTCTCGGGGAACTTTTCCCAGATCAGGATTTTTCGCTTACTTTGATCGACGAGTATGATCGAGTCATTATCGACACCCGGCGTCAGGTGGACGAAGACAACCTGATCGTAAACCGAAGCAATCGCAACCTTTTGGTAGTCAACCCCGAATATCGCAGCGGCTATTTCAATACCTTCACGCCTGTTGCCGGTTACCGCTTTGAAATGGTCGATTACGACGATCCTGAAGGAGACGATTCGGATCGGCATGAATTTTATGTTGAACTGGAAAAAA
The genomic region above belongs to Syntrophotaleaceae bacterium and contains:
- a CDS encoding TIGR03013 family PEP-CTERM/XrtA system glycosyltransferase, coding for MRKISLLLVAADAALTVLALVTAYFVRFGVAPGFDDLFSHGGARVLVVAGIVIITGFFCELYRLDQAYRGTDLLARIAVTMLLSMLILSAFYYLVPEAMIGRGILSLSLISCGAMQFLLRRGLVALGGLSGFAQRVLVLGVGPLAEVMQKTILLSQGRYLLAGFVQPAADIMTVPCDQVIGQVDRIRDLVREQRASKVVVAITERRGVLPVKDLLFCKLSGIDVLDSPSFYEMLTGKLLIENIQPSWFIYSNGFRINSFKKFYKRAGDVLFSMFGVFLALPLFPLVAMLIKLDSSGPILFRQVRVGERGKEFSILKFRTMRQDAEKETGAVWASKNDPRITRIGGFLRKSRLDELPQLFNVLRGEMSFVGPRPERPEFVGQLSEKIPYYEKRHFVKPGLTGWAQVCYPYGSSEQDALEKLRYDLYYIKNYSLILDLFIVLETIKVVLYNRGGR
- a CDS encoding XrtA-associated tyrosine autokinase, producing the protein MSRIEKAIEKATLLRKNGSEAEKEHTAPSPVLEMPVSPAMALRAHGEPPEVKPLAPKNPLLVINHESGSGTAEEYRKLKSIIIELTRQNTFKNTLLITSPLPAAGKTITSLNLALTMAREYDHTVLLVDADLRKPSVHKYFGISPEKGLVQCLTEGCPLETALIRTGIGKLVLLPAGGTVDDPAELLGSNRMRNLVAELKSRYPDRYVIFDTTPVLPFAEASTLGHLMDGILMIVRERKTRPSELKQALELIKSDNLLGLVYNDTDTSQKIGYYGYQY
- a CDS encoding GNVR domain-containing protein, giving the protein MDHNKNEILKILRVVYSRKRVFALATMLVMSALLVRSYLTPKQYRADSKVFIERNVIDNLVRGLAVTPEMEDRIRVLSHAMLSRELVSSVLDKIDSGPVYGSPAEKQSKIVDLQRRTRIEVQNRGDLFIVSLVDRNPRFAMDFVNTLVRSYVESNISAKREESYGANRFLNEQIDLFKKKLDQSEDAIIQYRRSQGVSLGNEEQSKVDDIRAYVRQIDDIDLEITTMTARKKLLENQLLGLDPMIAVLSETRRSDRLAVLERQLQTLLLTYTENYPEVLRLKAEIETLRNRQETTEEAADESTAMEGANPVYQETMQAKLALEAEISSLQARRTKLQQMVAGRESELREFPEKNKELDRLIQERDSARSIYEQLLQRLGQSEVSKQMEIGDKTTTFRIVDPAILPKVPVAPNMIKLILMSVAVGLGCGLGLVVLLEKMDGTIKDPEEIQELSVPVLAQIPTIVDQQLVTRRKKQDLALYLVSASYGMMVFSLLVYESIFRWKG
- a CDS encoding polysaccharide biosynthesis/export family protein, producing MRKLFPVLVLVLLNFLSPIAWCEDYIIGDGDVLLISVWGVPELTVEVIVRPDGKITLPAGGDIVASGLSPAQLSEKLNIKLSEFVKKPVVTVTVRQIVNNRVYVSGGGAGPTVVDLTGRTTLLKLLCRLEGLQNADLRRAYIIREGNRIDTDFYQLFVKGDVSRDVTLQPEDIIFLPTQELNKVYVTGAIQEPRYIFYREGMTVLDAILEAGGFSEYAKQNDVLVLRHGGEKIELRIKDLMSGKNTDHNVALQPGDQVVVKEGMF
- the prsT gene encoding PEP-CTERM system TPR-repeat protein PrsT: MKKSSFLAKLTIMTLLAFCLFGCERKTKEQLFQEGIEQKDNQNLKGAVVLFKSALEKDPNFFEARHQLGLVYFASGNYAQAEKELEKVLLQAPGNSKVLQHLADLYLAMDRVEEAISIAERLAKEQGETAENLALLGKTHFKKGDLKKAEDYLKKAFELDPDQLRVRNSLASIKANRGLLDEARSLLRETMTRYPKDVEAYYLLMQIEARAGNVDEALAEGQRILQIAPREIRAPYLMGILELSRGDVEAARQVADDLLKRQPQDPSVIRLYGLVLFAQEKYQEAVEQLQQALQRSADPAGRYFLGLAYYHLEQFELALNQFQAVLDTIPTHTQSRLMAGMTLHRQGRFEDSRHVIEKLLKIDPDNAHAHEVLGSVLIAQGDFDQGMSELDKAIELAPDLVQPRLKKGLFNLSQGHFGQAEAPLEEALRIAPDFMNSRLLLVVSYMKQQNFAQAIQRLREGLQGKPEDAVLHNYMAAAYWGQGKSEAAIAELKMAKELKPDYFAPYFNMAGFYLSKGDSGGAAAEYREILKTAPDNLRALLSLASIEEVRGDRKSAENLLDRARATGAVEGFLASAAYFRNKGQKDKTLEYLQEGLQRHPGHPALLELQGAELLKQGRNEEGLKVFRTLAEERPEIGIPLLIQGLIETGKQAEAEKIAQREVDYKPEEPAGYLLLGKIYQQGGDSIRQEKVLKNGLERVKNEIPLNIRLAELYAGQQKFGQAVTILEGLLRRHPDNVSAIFLLASLHDQIGDKRKAKELYQEVIGKKADHIPALNNLAYLFADNYGNLDEALRLAAQAFQLNPGDPGIMDTLGYVLLRLGRHAEALPYLKNAVAKLPEQPDVLLHLAQAYSGAGKTDQAEEALQQVVSMPYPVQAEQAKKMLKDLHNHGKGVAL